GGAAGACATCAACAACCATCGCCAAACATTCACAGCCAAGTTGTACCTTCCCAGCAACATCAATGACGCCTTGGCATTTTTCTTTTGATGCGCCCAATAACATCGCTGTTTCAGCGGCTGCTTTGACCAAACCTGCCGTACCCGCAGCGACATAGGCAGCACCAGAGGCTAACGCGAGCGGGTCACCCGTTAATATCCCTTGAGCCAGCTTCATTGCACCGTAAACCACCTCAACCGCACCGATGATCCAATCACAGACCGCGCTGAATATACCGGCTTTTTTAGCTTTGTCTGCCTGCTCAACTGCTTTGTCGATCTGTTGTTGATATTCCGCAACACGCTTATCACGTAGAAATGTTTGTACCTCCGATGCACTTTCTATTTGTTTGCTGATTGATTTGCACAAGTCAGAAAAAATGCTCAGATTCAAATTACCCGCCATCGCCACAATAAGTTTTATATCAATACTTTCGAGACGATCTAGGTACAATCGATCACTCTTCCCTTTTTCACCATTGTGTTGCGGTAAAGCAACCAGCAGTCTGTCTAATGCGTCTTGGGCTTTTTGTTGCGTCACTTTCGGTGACATAAAATTGATATCCGCCGATGGCGAATAGCCGGCAGTTGCTCGCCAGTCTGGCAGAGTGGTCGGTGGCAATGGCGTCGTTTTTCCAACCAATGCTGTTGTCCAATCAGGGGGCATATCATTTTTAAAATCGATGACACTACTCATGTCGTACCTCCAGTAATAAAGTCGCTAAGCCTCGTTCAGCTTGTTGTCTTATTTCTGCCAACGCTGGGTTTGAATAGCACCAATTTAATGCAGCACGAAAAGCTTTTTCGGCATAGATAATATTACCGCAGGCTAAATAACACTCCCCTGCTAAACAGGATGGTCGTGGGTTATCTATCTCAATCTGACCTGCTCGGCTAAAACAATAGATTGCCTGATGGAAATCAGCCGTTTGTTGATAACATAATCCTAATGTCATCCAGTAAGAAAAATTCCAATGATCGAATCTCACTAGTAAATTTAATAATTTCTTGGCGCTGTCATATTCCTTACCTTGGCAAAGTTGTACGGTATATTGATAAAGCACCGCGAGATCTTGTTGATCCATCTTAGCCAACATATGCAACGAACCACCGCGCTGCATAAAATTAAGTACAATATCGCTCGGTTGAATATTCATTTCATACCGTCCATCAGCTATGAGCTTATTAGCAGAAGCTACGGGCAATTGTTGTTAGTAAATCTTTTAATCCTGTTTGCAATGTATTGATGTTATTGGCACAAACATTATAGCTCTGCATCACTTTCTGTAACTGTAATTGATCCTGAGTTATAGTATCGGTCGCACCATTCTTCTCATTATCCAGCGCACCTTTCACTGCCTTTAATTTCCCCTTATCCAGCATGGGACCATTCTTTTTTAAGTAATCATCAATATTCATGCCATCGACTTTAATGTCATTCTTGCGCATAAATTGAATCACAGAGTCAGGTAATGATTCTTTGGTCTTCTCATCTCCTTTTGCCGCTTCGGCGATTACTTCATCGACCTGATTGGCATCGTCTTGTACATCTAGGGCATAATCTGAACGTCCTTGTACGCCTTTAAAGTCACTATCTGCAAGTTTTTTTAACACATTAAGAAGATTATAGAAGGCCGCTAGGCCCATACGAAATATATCAAAATCCTCATTTTCATTATTAGAAACCCTGTTTTCTACTGCACCATTACGCGAAGACATAGTTGCATTAGTTTCAGTAAGTAATGGGGCGTTTTTTTGAACGATAGTGTTTAGCATAAATATGCTCCAAAATTCAAGGAATAAAGAGTAGACGCCTGGGTTTTTAACTACCGATTTTCTCTAGTGTTAATATTTTTAAGCTGAGTCTCTAATTGCTTAATTTGTATTGTTATTTTCGAAAGGCTAGCGGCTATCTTCGCCTTTTCTTGCGCGAGTCCGCTGGGAAAGGCAGCATCCAAACGTAATAAAGTCTCCTTTGCATTCAAATCATGATTAGACCGCGTTTTGAGTAATTCAATTTGTTGCTGGAAATTCTTTAGCTGACCAAGATCAGAGGATAACTTATTGTACCCACTTTGTAGGTCCGAAAGCATATGTTGAATAACGCTATTTTCATTCATAGTGGTACTCCTTTACGTATCACTAACCTTAGATTCATTTTGAATTATTTATTTTTAATGTTCTTTTATTTTTTAAGTCTTACTTTTACAAATGAACGTCAGAAGAAAAATTAATTATCATAACGAGCAACTAATGTTTCAATGATCCGCTCTGCACTCTTTAACGCCACCATAATATCATTGAGGGCTTTATAATTTTCAGGTGTTTGCTGTAGAGTTAATTGATGGATGACCATTAGCTTCTCTCGAATAAGCAACTCTTTCTTTTGTGCAATATTGTTAGATTTTGACTTAATATCATCTTCTAACACAGTAATATGCTGCATTGGCTCACTCCTATAGTCTCAAAAATTCATGGGTATATGGATAAGATTGTTCGCCTTGAATAGCGATATACCCTGCATTCCGATAAAGATCACTTTATAGCCGTTCGCCAAAACCGTCCCTTCTTGTAAACGTACGCCATTAGCCAGTTGCACGAAACTTAAATGGCGGTTCCCGCCGTAACTCACAATGGTCGCAGGAAGTAGCTGGGTGGTTTGATCCGCGATGGGGATATTCTGGTATTTCACCGTCAGATACTCTGGCTGCTGTACCGCCAACGTTTCTAACATCTTCATCATTCGCTGCTGCTGGATAGGCGACAGTTCACCGCTAATAATGATTTCTTTATTACTCAGCGACATGCTGAGATACCCCAATAATTCTAGTCCTCTTAAGTGCTCAATTAATTGTGAAATTTGTCCATCTTGCGTATTCACGACTTTCCAGCTTTTTAGCCCAATTATCCCCGCAAATGCGGTTTGGACTTTTAGCCATTGGTCATCCATCTTAATCGCGCCTTGCAGAATAATATTGCCGGGTTCTTCACCTATTTGAACTTCAATATTTTGATAACCATATTGATGTAATACATCACTGACACTCGTCAGGATGTGGTCATCACACATAAGTTGATTGCTAAAAACAACATGATTTGAAGATAAAAAATTCTGTAAGTTGATAACCGCAGGAGAGGATGTACAGTGACCAATCAACACGACACTGCCATCTGATAACCAGCGCCCTTTTACACCCTGTAAAGCAGGTTTTTTAAGCTGCTGAGTTAATTGTGTTGGAATATCAGGAGGCAAATATGACTGCAAGGATTTTGGTTGTTGTATAACCCAAAATATGAACGTGAATAATAGTGTCAATATCACTACGGTCAGTAGTGACAGCCACAATAGCAAGTGTGTTTCCGCCTTGGGAGTAATTTTAACACGACTTAAAACATCATTCTCTTCGCCGAGGGTCAATACCACCCCCGCAATTTCGATACACTTCCTCAGTGGGAGCGGATGTTGTAAATTGTGTAGGGATCCATTTACCCACACCTCATCTGAAGTCTGCACCACTATTTGTTGCTCAGTGATGATTAGCGTCAGTATCTCTTCTCTGAGTAATGGTAGTAAAACGTCGCACCCCTTCTCCCCTAGAGTAAACTCACCTATGGGCAGCATCAATTCTCGCCCCCGATATTCACCATTTAACAGGCGGAGTTTAAATCTAACAGGCATATTACTCCCCCATATTAACGGGTACAGCTTTGATCAAAAAGAGCCGAATAACACTGTGTGATTGCTTATTCGTACTGCGAAATAACTCACCCAACAAAGGGATATCACCTAACAAGGGAATTTTATTTTCCGACTCAATTTGTTTGTCTTGAATGAAACCACCCAAAAGTAAACTTTGTCCGACACGTAATGTAGCTTGAGTCGAGATATCTGAATTCTGTATTTCTGGCAGAGGTTCGCTACTACTGATGGGATCATGCTGTTGACCATCCTGGATATTCAGGTTAAGTAGCACTTCCTTTTCACCATTATTATCAATCATCCGCGGTGTGACTCGCAGTAGTGATCCTGATGTAACGGATTCTAATTTTGCTACTTTTTCTCCTTCTAACTTGGTATAAAACGTGATGTTCTTATCTAATACCGCCTGAATATTATTGAGAGTAACCACTGAAGGACGAGACAACACTCTTGCGCGCGAGTTCTTTTGTAATGCATTTAAGCGCACCATAAAATTGCCTGTATCACCGATGACTGTTGAGAAACCATCAGCACTATTTTTACTCTCTCCACTGTTAAATGAAATACCCGCGCCACCAATAGAAGTCGATGCTGACCAATCGATACCTAATTGGCTAATATCTCCGGCATCCACGTCAATGATAGTCACAGAAATTTCTATTTGAACTGGACGCTGATCCAGTTGTGCAATTAAGCTCTTATAAATCGGCATATTTACCTGGCGATCACGAATAATGATAGCGTTTTGCCGTGGGTCAGCAGAAAAAAGCGGTGTACTGGCACGCGTATTATCTTGATCTTTCCCCCCCACCAGAGGCGAATTATTACCCATCGTCATTTCACGTAACACACTGACTAAACCCGGTAATTTTACTTGTTGATCTCGATACTGATAATTTGAATCTGCTGCAGAAGCGTATTTCAATTGGAATACATTCACTGTTTCTTTGTTTTCGTTTTGATTGCGGACCTGCGAAGAAAGCAATTTGCTCAATGTCGTCACTCGTTCAATACAGATAGGCACCCCCGTAACTTCAACAGTTCCCAAACGAGAGAATGCTTTTGCTGCGCAGCTTTTATCGGCTAGTATTCCACTGCTTTGAAGATACTTAATTAGCGTGGCTGAAGATAATCCATCAGGTGATATAAATTCTCTTCGAACAGCTTGCGATTTGTAAAAATAGAGTATTTCTCCATCGTAGTACCACGTAATGTTATATAGGCCCGCAAGCTCAGATAAAATTTCTTCCGGCGTTTTATCGAGGATCTTACCACTAAAATGTTCATTTATTTCAGGGTTCACCACGACAGGGATGCCATAATTCCCCCCTATATCTTTTAAGAGGCTAGATAAGTCCATACTTCGACTATAAATAAAGAAAGGCTCACCTTGCCAAGGTATTGTTTTCCCATGAACTAATGAAGAAAACATGAGTAATATTAACCCTATGATCTCTTTCATGGGATAACCCCGCCTGTAGTTATTCTCGCTTTAAAGAGATTTTTGTTTTTTGGTGAGTTAACAATAGTGACTAGAGAATAGAGATATTGAATAAAACCATATAGTTGCTCTATCTTTACGGATAACTCATGCTGCATATCAGTGTTAGCCTCAACAGTAATCCGGTACCATAGCCACCAAGAGTCGAGACTAAGTTGCAAAGCAAAATCTTGTGTCTCCTCAAGAGACATCAGTAGGAGTGTGATATATCGAATAGTTGCATCAGATATCGCTTTTCTGTCTACAAAAAAAACACCAATACAAATAGAATGACCACAGTCTATTGCTTTAGATGGGATGTCCTTTAAGTTGAAGTGAATAAGATTAATGTCTGATAAATCAATATCACTGACTAAAGATTGCATTTCTAATATGTTCCGCATAAGCAATAGCTCCTGTCCTACCACTGCTTAATTATCCATTCTAATTAAATCTGCGCTACAAGGCGAAAACCTGACTTTTTTATTATTTGGAACTAAATGAATCTATAACGGGTTGTCATGAAAGTAGTGTAATTCTTGATATCGAATTTTGGCTGTGGCGTACTAAAAAAACCAGTTAGGTGACTTTATGGACAAATTCATCATGGATAATTCTTCATCACTCGTAACACGATTAACACTCATACTCGGTATGACATTAATGGCTATTTGGCTATTATCAATTTTGGCCACGGCACTATTTTCTTATGAAAATACTCGCCAACGGTTGGTGAATGAATTAACACATATGGCATCTTTACGCGCAGATTTAAGTAATTACCAATTTGAAGGGGCTGAGCACGATGCCACTTCTTTAATAAGTCACCAATCATCTTATGAGGCTATCTGGCAGTTTCCTGTTATTCCTATAGAGAATATCGCGAATAACATCATTCCTTTCATTTCAGGCAATTGTAGTTCAATCCAAGCCAAACATAATCTACGAGTTACTCAAGCATATGGAACTTCTGGCCAAACTTTTTATCTCGATAGTTTTACGATTAACAGCCAGAACGGAATTACTATATTTAAGCCGCAATCGGTATCAAAAGAATATTTAGGTCAGCGCCGCAAAGAGTTGCTTCTCCTCCCTCGATTTCCAACTCACGACAAAATCTTCTGGGGAATGCCAACTTATTCTGAACAAGGTGGTTGGCATGTATCTGTCGCTGCATGTGATCATAACGGTGCGCTAGCCGGCTTTTCTTTAAAACTAAATGAACTATTCACGGATAATCAGCCGATAGGGCAACGAGACATCAATCTTTGGTTGGATAAAAATGGCGAATTACTGCCGATATCCCAACAAAAAATACCGTCGGATCAAATGGTTGAAATTCTTCGTCAATTAAAAAATAGTGATTTACATGATGGCTGGCAACAAACGCAAGATTATCTCGTCTTGAGAACACAGTTAAAAGGCCCTGGTTGGCAGCAATTAGTGATCTACCCCAGAGTAGGTTTTGCTTGGGAGGCAGCTAAACCTGCGCTACATCAACTTCCTTTTGCACTCTCTATTTTACTGCTTTTAACCTTGGCACTTTCACTCTTACTACGTTATTACTTGGCAATTCCCCTTTGGAATTTCGTGAATATTATTGGTGCTACGGGCCCACAAGCCATGGAACCACGCTTACCGGTTAAGCGGATGGACGAATTAGGGCACATTGCCCGAGCTTACAATAACTTACTGGATACCTTGAATGAGCAGTACGACACACTAGAACTAAAAGTCAAAAAACGCACGCAGGCATTGGCAAAATCAAAACAAGCTGCCGAGCAAGCTAATCGTCGCAAACGTGTACATCTCACCACAATTAGTCACGAGATTCGCACCCCACTTAATGGAGCGATTGGAGCTGTCGAATTATTACAAAATACAGAACTTACTACAGAACAATTCCGCTTGGCGGAAACCGCTCGTCAGTGTTCGCATTCTTTACTCGCAATCATCAATAATTTATTAGATTTCTCACGTATTGAATCAGGTCAAATGACATTGGCCCAGGAGAAAATTGCATTATTACCATTATTGGATCAAGTCATGCTGACGATTCATAACCAAGTGCTGAGTAAATCACTATCTCTTTCCACTTACGTTAGCTCCGAAGTCCCTCTAACGATTAAATTAGACAGCCAACGCTTAAAACAGATCCTGATTAACTTACTCGGTAATGCGGTTAAGTTTACTCAACATGGTCACATTAGTCTTAATGTCGAACGTAAAGACAATCAACTCTGCTTTACGGTTGAAGATACGGGTTGCGGTATTGATTTGGTGCATCAGAAAACTATATTTAATCCCTTCGTTCAAACATGCGACCATCGACATGGTACAGGTCTAGGGTTAACAATTGCAGATAATCTAGCAAGAATGATGGGGGGGCAGATTACTCTTTCCAGCCATTTGGGTCAGGGGAGCCAGTTCTCATTAAAACTCCCTTATCATGGCTTAACCCCTGAAAAACCATTTAAGGGCGAATTATGTGTACCATCGCCACTGCACTTACAATTATCAGCTTGGGGAATTAGCTGCCTTCCTGCCAATAATGAATTACCCCTCTCACCGTCTGAGTCACTTACTGATCACGAATTGAATTATCTACCCGGCCGGTTATATAGCAAAATCGAAGCTCATTTAGGTCGATATCCGTCATCTACTCATTATCAGCAAGAAATACCGCAAAACCTACCATTACAACCTTGGCAGATGACGATATTGTTAGTCGATGATGCTGAAACAAACCGTGATATTACCGGTATGATGCTACGGCAGTTGGGGCATCAAGTCACATTGGCAGAGAGTGGCGAAACAGCACTGCGTATTGGTCAGTCTCATCGTTTTGATTTAGTACTAATGGATATTCGTATGCCAGATATGGATGGGCTAATTACGACCCGTTGTTGGCGTGACGATAAAATTAACCGTGATAATCGCTGCATGATTACAGCATTGAGTGCGAATACTAACCCTGACGAAAAAATAAGGGCTTATCAAGCAGGGATGAATCACTATATCTCTAAACCTGCTTCTTTTTGCCAGTTAGCCGAAGTACTGGATCTGGCTGCCCAATTTCAGCTTGAACGTGACATTAGCCTTACGCCTCAAAGCTCAATTCCCAGACCACTATTAAGTATGGATGATGGACAATTACGACTTAAATTATCTCAATCTCTAAAAGATCTCGTGCGGCAGGCGAGAGAATCTCTTACTCATCACCCCACTCTATCGCACGTGATTCATATGCTGAAAGGCTGTGCTGGTCAAGCGGGACTTATTGAATTACAAGACGCTGCAATTCAACTGGAAATAGCTATTGAGGACAAAAAAATAATTACACAGCAGGATATCACTCGCCTTGACGAGATGGTTAATTCGCTTTTTTGACCACGAACTATTTGTAATTACACTTTAATCATCAGGTAAAGGAATAATCTCATGAATACAAAATTACTGATCGTGGACGATCATGAACTCATTATTAACGGCATTAAAAATATGCTTGCAGCGTATCCACGCTATCAAATTGTAGGCCAAGCTGAGAATGGGTTGGATGTTTATAACTTATGCCACCAGACTGCACCCGATGTCATCATTATTGACTTAGGTCTACCCGGTATGGATGGCCTTGACGTTATTATTCAAATTCTTCGTCGTTGGCCAACGATGCGGATTCTGGCATTGACAGCTCGCCATGAGGAACATTATGCCAGTAGAACATTAGGTAGTGGTGCGCTAGGTTATGTTTTGAAGAAAAGCCCACAACAAGTTCTGATGGCCGCCATTCAAACGGTTGCGGTCGGTAAGCGCTATATTGACCCCACCCTAAATAGTTCATTGGTAAATAAGTTGGCGCAAGATAATGATAATAACCAACCTATTCTGACGCCACGTGAGCGACAGATTCTAAAGCTCATTACCGAGGGTTCTTGTAACCGTATTATTGCTGAGCGTCTTTCTATCAGTCAGAAAACAGTTGAGACACATCGGCTAAATATGATGAAAAAACTGGATGTACACAAAGTGGCTGAGCTTATTCATTGGTCCTATCGCTTGGGATTAAATGCATAATTGCGGCGATTAAACGACTGCTATATAGAAGGTAAAATAAAACCCCCAATCAGTATTACTCTGAGAGGGGGTTTAGTTGACCGTGACTAGGCAACGCTTACTGAGGACCGTACGCTAACGGAGGCTTGATATTAACCTTGGCTAACGGGTGTTTGCTTCGGTGCAAACAATTCCTTTTCATATGCCTTAGCTTTCTTGTGGTCAAACTGATGTTCCCACTTGGCGATAACCAATACGGCTAATGCATTACCGACCACGTTCAATGCTGTTCTGGCCATATCCAATATTCGGTCTACACCCGCAATAAAGGCTAGACCTTCCAATGGAATACCCACGCTACCCAATGTTGCCAGCAAGACAACAAAAGATACGCCAGGCACACCAGCAATACCTTTTGATGTGACCATTAGAGTCAGTACCAGAATAATTTCTTGTCCAATGGAGAGTTCAATACCGTATAGCTGGGCGATAAAAATGGCTGCGATACTTTGATATAGCGTAGAGCCGTCCAGATTAAAAGAATAACCGGTTGGAACCACAAAACTGGTAATAGATTTTGGTGCACCATAAGCTTCCATTTTTTCAATAATTCGAGGCAGTACCGTTTCAGAACTGGCCGTAGAATAGGCCAAAATCAGCTCATCCTTTAGAATTCGAATTAATGTCCAAATACGCAATTTACACAGCCTTGCCACGGTGCCCAATATCACTAAAGCAAAGAACAATATTGCGGCATAAACCAGAATAACCAGCTTGGCCAAGGGGATAAGTGAAGCAAAACCAAAATTGGCGACGGTAACCGAAATCAAACCAAACACCCCAATAGGGGCATAACGCATAATCATGTGTGTGACTTTGAACATGCTTTCAGAAACAGCTTTAAACACATTCAACAGTGGTTCTTTGGTTTCTTTTGGCAATGAAGATAGCCCTAAACCAAACAACACTGAGAAGAAGATGATCGGTAACATATCGCCTCTCGCCATGGAGGCAAAGACGTTCGCTGGGATCAACGACAAGATAGTGCTGACCAGGCTGTGGCTGCCGCTTTGTACCTGTTCAGTAGTTTTTTCGTATTGGGAGATATCCACCACGGTTAGAGCTGACATATCGATGCCTTGCCCCGGTTGGAACACATTCGCCAAGGTAATCCCGACGATAATAGCAACGGTGGTGATAACTTCGAAATAGATGATGGTTTTCAGGCCAATACGCCCTAGCTTCTTAGCATCACCAACACCGGCAATCCCCACGATTAGAGTTGATATAACAATGGGCACGACAATCATTTTAATTAAGCGGATAAATATGTCACCCGCTGGACTTAAAACATTACTAACTAACCATTCTCTGGATTCAATTTGATTATGCAGAATTGCGCCGACGATAATACCTAAAACTAATGCAATGAGTATTTGCCAAGCTAGACCGATTTTTACACTTTTCATACCCTAAAAATTCCTCAAAGCATTCCATAAAATGCAAGTCACCAAGCATCTCAAATAGAATACTTAATCATTAAATACGGGGCTATAGTTGATGGAGCTTATGGTTCGGCCTCCCGCCAGCCGTCCACGTTATAAATCAGTATCATTTTTGGACACACTTCTGCAAGTCTTGTTTACACAAAGTCCATAGGGTGATGAGATGAAATATCATTCTAAAAAAAGCAAAAAATTTAGTAACCTTTTGTTATTAAAAATATTAAGTACACAAACAACAAATAACAAGCTGACTTGCTAGAAGAAAAAACACACTAAATTAAATTTCAGTACAAACGTTCTTAATGTTTAATTTTATGAATTATTTTGTTTCTAATGTGTTAATTTTGTTTGCCGTAAATCTTCATTTTTTTTGGGTATTATGCGAGAAGATGCCCATTTTATCGATTAACAAAAATAGTGGTTCTCGTAATAAAAAATTAATAAAATGCATAATTATTCCTTTCGATTTTTTATTTATTTTCCCTAACCTTTACTCATGAAATATATCGAGTCTTACTCAACATGATATATTAAATATGTCTAACTTTACTATTTTTACATTTTTTCACGTTTTTAGTTAACCTTTTATATTGGTTTGAA
The window above is part of the Yersinia massiliensis genome. Proteins encoded here:
- the sctE gene encoding type III secretion system translocon subunit SctE, whose translation is MSSVIDFKNDMPPDWTTALVGKTTPLPPTTLPDWRATAGYSPSADINFMSPKVTQQKAQDALDRLLVALPQHNGEKGKSDRLYLDRLESIDIKLIVAMAGNLNLSIFSDLCKSISKQIESASEVQTFLRDKRVAEYQQQIDKAVEQADKAKKAGIFSAVCDWIIGAVEVVYGAMKLAQGILTGDPLALASGAAYVAAGTAGLVKAAAETAMLLGASKEKCQGVIDVAGKVQLGCECLAMVVDVFQACRAINAARVVTKSAGNVLKSGGSEVLLNAVKGGSEAEIGQLTQQFAKEVSQKVCSEMAFANGGIEMVEASEMAAAAAKQAASAEVTLVRNITKSFTSAGIEKLVGESTKALVMDVLKKGVTLTAAEFEQQCVNAIMKRMIKQVIKDICASPLHIIQRCTQGINQINIGQLAIQKAGLQKEIETLLLSQSFIQFMDDWVEKNKQQQITQLKNISNNAQDTLSQLNDNIQQNGMLQTKIANSLS
- a CDS encoding two component system response regulator, with product MNTKLLIVDDHELIINGIKNMLAAYPRYQIVGQAENGLDVYNLCHQTAPDVIIIDLGLPGMDGLDVIIQILRRWPTMRILALTARHEEHYASRTLGSGALGYVLKKSPQQVLMAAIQTVAVGKRYIDPTLNSSLVNKLAQDNDNNQPILTPRERQILKLITEGSCNRIIAERLSISQKTVETHRLNMMKKLDVHKVAELIHWSYRLGLNA
- a CDS encoding EscE/YscE/SsaE family type III secretion system needle protein co-chaperone — its product is MQHITVLEDDIKSKSNNIAQKKELLIREKLMVIHQLTLQQTPENYKALNDIMVALKSAERIIETLVARYDN
- a CDS encoding chromosome partitioning protein ParA; this translates as MNENSVIQHMLSDLQSGYNKLSSDLGQLKNFQQQIELLKTRSNHDLNAKETLLRLDAAFPSGLAQEKAKIAASLSKITIQIKQLETQLKNINTRENR
- a CDS encoding SycD/LcrH family type III secretion system chaperone; translated protein: MNIQPSDIVLNFMQRGGSLHMLAKMDQQDLAVLYQYTVQLCQGKEYDSAKKLLNLLVRFDHWNFSYWMTLGLCYQQTADFHQAIYCFSRAGQIEIDNPRPSCLAGECYLACGNIIYAEKAFRAALNWCYSNPALAEIRQQAERGLATLLLEVRHE
- a CDS encoding EscC/YscC/HrcC family type III secretion system outer membrane ring protein, producing MKEIIGLILLMFSSLVHGKTIPWQGEPFFIYSRSMDLSSLLKDIGGNYGIPVVVNPEINEHFSGKILDKTPEEILSELAGLYNITWYYDGEILYFYKSQAVRREFISPDGLSSATLIKYLQSSGILADKSCAAKAFSRLGTVEVTGVPICIERVTTLSKLLSSQVRNQNENKETVNVFQLKYASAADSNYQYRDQQVKLPGLVSVLREMTMGNNSPLVGGKDQDNTRASTPLFSADPRQNAIIIRDRQVNMPIYKSLIAQLDQRPVQIEISVTIIDVDAGDISQLGIDWSASTSIGGAGISFNSGESKNSADGFSTVIGDTGNFMVRLNALQKNSRARVLSRPSVVTLNNIQAVLDKNITFYTKLEGEKVAKLESVTSGSLLRVTPRMIDNNGEKEVLLNLNIQDGQQHDPISSSEPLPEIQNSDISTQATLRVGQSLLLGGFIQDKQIESENKIPLLGDIPLLGELFRSTNKQSHSVIRLFLIKAVPVNMGE
- the sctD gene encoding type III secretion system inner membrane ring subunit SctD, which translates into the protein MPVRFKLRLLNGEYRGRELMLPIGEFTLGEKGCDVLLPLLREEILTLIITEQQIVVQTSDEVWVNGSLHNLQHPLPLRKCIEIAGVVLTLGEENDVLSRVKITPKAETHLLLWLSLLTVVILTLLFTFIFWVIQQPKSLQSYLPPDIPTQLTQQLKKPALQGVKGRWLSDGSVVLIGHCTSSPAVINLQNFLSSNHVVFSNQLMCDDHILTSVSDVLHQYGYQNIEVQIGEEPGNIILQGAIKMDDQWLKVQTAFAGIIGLKSWKVVNTQDGQISQLIEHLRGLELLGYLSMSLSNKEIIISGELSPIQQQRMMKMLETLAVQQPEYLTVKYQNIPIADQTTQLLPATIVSYGGNRHLSFVQLANGVRLQEGTVLANGYKVIFIGMQGISLFKANNLIHIPMNF
- a CDS encoding two component system sensor kinase, yielding MDNSSSLVTRLTLILGMTLMAIWLLSILATALFSYENTRQRLVNELTHMASLRADLSNYQFEGAEHDATSLISHQSSYEAIWQFPVIPIENIANNIIPFISGNCSSIQAKHNLRVTQAYGTSGQTFYLDSFTINSQNGITIFKPQSVSKEYLGQRRKELLLLPRFPTHDKIFWGMPTYSEQGGWHVSVAACDHNGALAGFSLKLNELFTDNQPIGQRDINLWLDKNGELLPISQQKIPSDQMVEILRQLKNSDLHDGWQQTQDYLVLRTQLKGPGWQQLVIYPRVGFAWEAAKPALHQLPFALSILLLLTLALSLLLRYYLAIPLWNFVNIIGATGPQAMEPRLPVKRMDELGHIARAYNNLLDTLNEQYDTLELKVKKRTQALAKSKQAAEQANRRKRVHLTTISHEIRTPLNGAIGAVELLQNTELTTEQFRLAETARQCSHSLLAIINNLLDFSRIESGQMTLAQEKIALLPLLDQVMLTIHNQVLSKSLSLSTYVSSEVPLTIKLDSQRLKQILINLLGNAVKFTQHGHISLNVERKDNQLCFTVEDTGCGIDLVHQKTIFNPFVQTCDHRHGTGLGLTIADNLARMMGGQITLSSHLGQGSQFSLKLPYHGLTPEKPFKGELCVPSPLHLQLSAWGISCLPANNELPLSPSESLTDHELNYLPGRLYSKIEAHLGRYPSSTHYQQEIPQNLPLQPWQMTILLVDDAETNRDITGMMLRQLGHQVTLAESGETALRIGQSHRFDLVLMDIRMPDMDGLITTRCWRDDKINRDNRCMITALSANTNPDEKIRAYQAGMNHYISKPASFCQLAEVLDLAAQFQLERDISLTPQSSIPRPLLSMDDGQLRLKLSQSLKDLVRQARESLTHHPTLSHVIHMLKGCAGQAGLIELQDAAIQLEIAIEDKKIITQQDITRLDEMVNSLF
- the gltP gene encoding glutamate/aspartate:proton symporter GltP; translation: MKSVKIGLAWQILIALVLGIIVGAILHNQIESREWLVSNVLSPAGDIFIRLIKMIVVPIVISTLIVGIAGVGDAKKLGRIGLKTIIYFEVITTVAIIVGITLANVFQPGQGIDMSALTVVDISQYEKTTEQVQSGSHSLVSTILSLIPANVFASMARGDMLPIIFFSVLFGLGLSSLPKETKEPLLNVFKAVSESMFKVTHMIMRYAPIGVFGLISVTVANFGFASLIPLAKLVILVYAAILFFALVILGTVARLCKLRIWTLIRILKDELILAYSTASSETVLPRIIEKMEAYGAPKSITSFVVPTGYSFNLDGSTLYQSIAAIFIAQLYGIELSIGQEIILVLTLMVTSKGIAGVPGVSFVVLLATLGSVGIPLEGLAFIAGVDRILDMARTALNVVGNALAVLVIAKWEHQFDHKKAKAYEKELFAPKQTPVSQG